One Micromonospora craniellae genomic region harbors:
- the purH gene encoding bifunctional phosphoribosylaminoimidazolecarboxamide formyltransferase/IMP cyclohydrolase: protein MSSIEDGRRPIRRALVSVYDKAGLVELARALHAAGVEIVSTGSTASTIAGAGVPVTAVEQVTGFPEILDGRVKTLHPKIHGGLLADLRKDTHVAQLDEHGIAGIDLLVSNLYPFQQTVASGASQDECVEQIDIGGPAMVRAAAKNHASVAVVTDPAAYPLLLAALDGGGFTLAQRRALAARAFADIAEYDVSVADWFATSLAPAEDGWPEFAGLALRRQAVLRYGENPHQGAAVYADPASPAGLAQAEQLHGKEMSYNNYVDADAAWRAANDFADQPAVAVIKHANPCGIAVGADVAEAHRKAHACDPVSAFGGVIAVNRPVSVELAGQIAEIFTEVVVAPGYEPGAAEVLQAKKNIRLLRAPEFRPLPAEWRQITGGVLVQARDAIDAEGDDPATWRLATGEAADEATLADLAFAWRAVRAVKSNAILLAQDGATVGVGMGQVNRVDSARLAVNRAGADRARGAVAASDAFFPFADGPQILIDAGIRAIVQPGGSIRDEEVIAACKQAGVTMYLTGTRHFFH, encoded by the coding sequence GTGAGTTCCATCGAGGACGGGCGCCGCCCGATCCGGCGGGCACTGGTCAGCGTCTACGACAAGGCCGGTCTGGTCGAGTTGGCCCGCGCGCTGCACGCCGCCGGTGTGGAGATCGTCTCCACCGGCAGCACCGCGTCGACGATCGCCGGTGCCGGCGTGCCGGTAACCGCCGTGGAGCAGGTGACCGGATTCCCGGAGATCCTCGACGGCCGGGTGAAGACCCTGCACCCGAAGATCCACGGCGGACTCCTCGCGGACCTGCGCAAGGACACCCACGTCGCCCAGCTCGACGAGCACGGCATCGCCGGGATCGACCTGCTGGTGTCCAACCTGTACCCGTTCCAGCAGACCGTCGCCTCCGGCGCGAGCCAGGACGAGTGCGTCGAGCAGATCGACATCGGTGGTCCGGCGATGGTGCGGGCCGCCGCCAAGAACCACGCCTCGGTCGCCGTGGTGACCGACCCGGCCGCGTACCCGCTGCTGCTGGCCGCGCTCGACGGCGGTGGCTTCACCCTGGCGCAGCGACGGGCGCTGGCCGCCCGTGCCTTCGCCGACATCGCCGAGTACGACGTGTCGGTCGCCGACTGGTTCGCCACCTCCCTGGCCCCGGCGGAGGACGGCTGGCCGGAGTTCGCCGGGCTGGCGCTGCGCCGGCAGGCGGTGCTGCGGTACGGCGAGAACCCGCACCAGGGCGCGGCGGTCTACGCGGACCCGGCGAGCCCGGCCGGGTTGGCCCAGGCCGAGCAGCTGCACGGCAAGGAGATGTCGTACAACAACTACGTCGACGCCGACGCCGCCTGGCGGGCCGCGAACGACTTCGCCGACCAGCCGGCGGTGGCCGTGATCAAGCACGCGAACCCGTGCGGCATCGCGGTCGGCGCGGACGTGGCCGAGGCGCACCGCAAGGCGCACGCCTGCGACCCGGTCTCCGCCTTCGGCGGCGTCATCGCGGTGAACCGGCCGGTCTCGGTCGAACTGGCCGGGCAGATCGCCGAGATCTTCACCGAGGTCGTGGTGGCGCCCGGGTACGAGCCGGGGGCCGCCGAGGTGCTCCAGGCCAAGAAGAACATCCGGCTGCTGCGGGCACCGGAGTTCCGCCCGCTGCCGGCCGAGTGGCGGCAGATCACCGGTGGCGTCCTGGTGCAGGCCCGCGACGCGATCGACGCCGAGGGCGACGACCCGGCGACGTGGCGGCTGGCCACCGGCGAGGCGGCTGACGAGGCGACCCTGGCCGATCTGGCCTTCGCCTGGCGGGCGGTGCGCGCGGTGAAGAGCAACGCGATCCTGCTCGCGCAGGACGGCGCGACGGTCGGCGTCGGGATGGGCCAGGTGAACCGGGTCGACTCGGCGCGGCTGGCGGTCAACCGGGCCGGTGCCGACCGGGCGCGCGGCGCGGTGGCGGCGTCGGACGCCTTCTTCCCGTTCGCCGACGGCCCGCAGATCCTCATCGACGCCGGCATCCGGGCCATCGTGCAGCCGGGCGGCTCGATCCGGGACGAGGAGGTGATCGCCGCCTGCAAGCAGGCCGGCGTCACCATGTACCTGACCGGCACCCGGCACTTCTTCCACTGA
- a CDS encoding bifunctional methylenetetrahydrofolate dehydrogenase/methenyltetrahydrofolate cyclohydrolase: protein MTATLLDGKATAAEIKDELRTRVKALAERGAVPGLGTVLVGSDPGSQAYVNGKHRDCAEVGIASIRRELPADATQEQVDRTLAELNADPACHGYIVQLPLPAHLDTQRVLELIDPEKDADGLHPVNLGRLVLGYDAPLPCTPRGIVELLRRHEVPLRGANVAVVGRGNTVGRPLGLLLTRRSENATVTLCHTGTLDLAAHTRAADIVIVAAGVPGLLTAEMVTPGAVVVDVGITRVIGSDGKGRYTGDVAPEVFEVAGKVVPMPGGVGPMTRAMLLTNVVERAERG, encoded by the coding sequence GTGACGGCGACGCTTCTGGACGGCAAGGCGACCGCGGCGGAGATCAAGGACGAGCTGCGGACGCGGGTCAAGGCCCTGGCGGAACGGGGCGCCGTGCCGGGACTGGGCACGGTGCTGGTCGGCAGCGACCCCGGTTCCCAGGCGTACGTCAACGGCAAGCACCGTGACTGCGCCGAGGTCGGCATCGCCTCGATCCGGCGGGAGCTGCCGGCCGACGCCACCCAGGAACAGGTCGACCGGACCCTGGCCGAGCTGAACGCCGACCCGGCGTGCCACGGCTACATCGTCCAGTTGCCCCTGCCGGCACATCTGGACACGCAGCGGGTGCTCGAACTGATCGACCCGGAGAAGGACGCCGACGGCCTGCACCCGGTCAACCTGGGTCGGCTGGTGCTCGGCTACGACGCGCCGCTGCCGTGCACCCCGCGCGGCATCGTGGAGCTGCTCCGCCGGCACGAGGTGCCGCTGCGCGGCGCCAACGTCGCGGTGGTGGGCCGAGGCAACACCGTCGGTCGTCCGCTCGGGCTGCTGTTGACCCGGCGCAGCGAGAACGCCACCGTGACGCTCTGCCACACCGGCACGCTCGACCTGGCCGCGCACACCCGCGCCGCCGACATCGTCATCGTCGCGGCCGGCGTGCCCGGCCTGCTCACCGCCGAGATGGTCACCCCGGGCGCGGTCGTGGTCGACGTGGGCATCACCCGGGTCATCGGCTCCGACGGCAAGGGTCGCTACACCGGCGACGTGGCCCCGGAGGTCTTCGAGGTGGCCGGCAAGGTGGTGCCGATGCCCGGCGGGGTCGGTCCGATGACCCGGGCCATGCTGCTGACCAACGTGGTCGAGCGGGCCGAGCGCGGCTGA
- a CDS encoding malate dehydrogenase encodes MGKKVTVVGAGFYGSTTAQRLAEYDVFDTVVITDIIDGKPAGIALDLNQSRAVEGFETKVVGVTTGPNGEGYEGIEGSDVVVITAGLPRKPGMSRMDLLETNAKIVRQVAENVAKYAPSAVVIVVSNPLDEMTALAQIATQFPRNRVLGQAGMLDTARFSNFVAEALQVPVKSVKTLTLGSHGDTMVPVPSQSSVNGQPLREVMPAEQIEDLVVRTRNGGAEVVALLKTGSAYYAPSAAAARMAKAVAEDSGEVMPVCAWVDGEYGISGVYLGVEAAIGAEGVKRVVETDLDADELASLKEAAEAVRAKQADVANM; translated from the coding sequence ATGGGTAAGAAGGTCACTGTCGTCGGCGCCGGATTCTACGGCTCCACCACCGCGCAGCGCCTGGCCGAGTACGACGTCTTCGACACCGTCGTCATCACCGACATCATCGACGGCAAGCCCGCGGGCATCGCCCTCGACCTCAACCAGTCCCGTGCGGTCGAGGGTTTCGAGACCAAGGTCGTCGGCGTCACCACCGGCCCGAACGGCGAGGGCTACGAGGGCATCGAGGGCTCCGACGTCGTCGTCATCACCGCCGGCCTGCCGCGCAAGCCGGGCATGAGCCGGATGGACCTGCTGGAGACCAACGCCAAGATCGTTCGCCAGGTCGCCGAGAACGTCGCCAAGTACGCCCCGAGCGCCGTCGTCATCGTGGTCTCCAACCCGCTGGACGAGATGACCGCGCTGGCCCAGATCGCCACCCAGTTCCCGCGCAACCGGGTGCTCGGGCAGGCCGGCATGCTGGACACCGCCCGGTTCAGCAACTTCGTCGCCGAGGCGTTGCAGGTGCCGGTGAAGTCGGTCAAGACGCTGACCCTGGGTTCGCACGGCGACACGATGGTCCCGGTGCCGTCGCAGAGCAGCGTGAACGGCCAGCCGCTGCGCGAGGTGATGCCGGCCGAGCAGATCGAGGACCTGGTCGTCCGCACCCGTAACGGTGGGGCCGAGGTGGTCGCCCTGCTCAAGACCGGTTCGGCGTACTATGCCCCGTCCGCCGCCGCCGCCCGGATGGCCAAGGCCGTCGCCGAGGACTCGGGCGAGGTCATGCCGGTCTGCGCCTGGGTCGACGGTGAGTACGGCATCTCCGGCGTCTACCTGGGTGTCGAGGCGGCGATCGGCGCCGAGGGCGTCAAGCGGGTGGTCGAGACCGACCTGGACGCCGACGAGTTGGCCAGCCTCAAGGAGGCCGCCGAGGCCGTCCGCGCCAAGCAGGCCGACGTCGCCAACATGTGA
- a CDS encoding NADP-dependent isocitrate dehydrogenase, giving the protein MAKIKVNNPVVELDGDEMTRIIWKQIREQLILPYLDVDLHYYDLSIQHRDATDDQVTVDAANAIKEHGVGVKCATITPDEARVEEFGLKKMWRSPNGTIRNILGGVVFREPIIMSNVPRLVPGWTKPIIIGRHAHGDQYRATDFVVPGPGTVTITYTPADGSDPVEMEIANFPGGGIAMGMYNYDDSIRDFARASFRYGLDRGYPVYMSTKNTILKAYDGRFKDIFAEVFENEFKAEFDAAGLTYEHRLIDDMVAAALKWEGGYVWACKNYDGDVQSDTVAQGFGSLGLMTSVLLSPDGRTVEAEAAHGTVTRHYRQWQKGEKTSTNPIASIYAWTRGLAHRGKLDGTPAVTEFANTLEQVIVSTVESGQMTKDLALLISRDAPWQTTDEFMNTLDENLARRLAA; this is encoded by the coding sequence ATGGCGAAGATCAAGGTAAACAACCCGGTCGTGGAACTCGACGGCGACGAGATGACCCGGATCATCTGGAAGCAGATCCGGGAGCAGCTGATCCTGCCCTACCTCGACGTCGACCTGCACTACTACGACCTCTCGATTCAGCACCGTGACGCCACCGACGACCAGGTGACCGTCGACGCTGCGAACGCCATCAAGGAACACGGCGTCGGCGTCAAGTGCGCCACCATCACCCCGGACGAGGCCCGGGTGGAGGAGTTCGGGCTGAAGAAGATGTGGCGGTCGCCGAACGGCACCATCCGCAACATCCTCGGCGGCGTCGTCTTTCGCGAGCCGATCATCATGTCGAACGTGCCGCGGCTGGTCCCGGGCTGGACCAAGCCGATCATCATCGGCCGGCACGCCCACGGCGACCAGTACCGCGCCACCGACTTCGTGGTCCCCGGCCCGGGCACGGTCACCATCACCTACACCCCGGCCGACGGGTCGGACCCGGTCGAGATGGAGATCGCCAACTTCCCCGGCGGCGGCATCGCCATGGGCATGTACAACTACGACGACTCGATCCGGGACTTCGCCCGGGCGTCGTTCCGTTACGGCCTGGACCGTGGCTACCCGGTCTACATGTCGACCAAGAACACCATCCTCAAGGCGTACGACGGCCGGTTCAAGGACATCTTCGCCGAGGTGTTCGAGAACGAGTTCAAGGCGGAGTTCGACGCCGCGGGCCTCACCTACGAGCACCGGCTCATCGACGACATGGTCGCCGCCGCCCTCAAGTGGGAGGGTGGCTACGTCTGGGCGTGCAAGAACTACGACGGTGACGTGCAGTCGGACACCGTCGCGCAGGGCTTCGGCTCGCTCGGGCTGATGACCTCCGTGCTGCTCTCGCCCGACGGCCGCACCGTCGAGGCCGAGGCCGCGCACGGCACCGTCACCCGGCACTACCGGCAGTGGCAGAAGGGCGAGAAGACCTCCACCAACCCGATCGCCTCGATCTATGCCTGGACCCGGGGCCTGGCACACCGGGGCAAGCTGGACGGCACCCCGGCCGTCACCGAGTTCGCCAACACCCTGGAGCAGGTCATCGTCTCCACCGTCGAGAGCGGGCAGATGACCAAGGACCTGGCGCTGCTCATCTCGCGGGACGCCCCGTGGCAGACCACCGACGAGTTCATGAACACGCTCGACGAGAACCTGGCGCGCCGCCTGGCCGCCTGA
- the galT gene encoding galactose-1-phosphate uridylyltransferase, producing the protein MRRTAIRLADGRELIYFDERDDAVRDQPDRRDLPPPPPASQLRYDPLTDEWVALAVHRQTRTFLPAADQCPLCPSTDEWLSEIPAPDYDVAVFENRFPALSGNLVDEPTEITPFTTVRPGQGRCEVVCFTDDHHGSFAGLPPHRVRTVLDALADRTVALGRLPGVEQVFCFENRGVEIGVTLHHPHGQIYAFPFVPPRTRSLLVAARRHAERTGGRNLYADVLAAERAAGERVVAGNGHWTAYVPAAARWPFEVHLAPHRPVPDIPALNEAERDAFGPLYLDLLRRFDGLFDAPMPYIAAWHQAPVRRDRELGHLHLQLFSVKRAADKLKFLAGTESAMGAFSNDIAPEQAAARLRAV; encoded by the coding sequence ATGAGGCGTACCGCGATCAGGCTGGCCGACGGCCGCGAACTGATCTACTTCGACGAGCGGGACGATGCCGTCCGGGATCAGCCGGACCGGCGTGACCTGCCTCCTCCCCCGCCCGCCTCCCAGCTCCGCTACGACCCGCTCACCGACGAGTGGGTGGCGCTGGCGGTGCACCGGCAGACGCGTACCTTCCTCCCGGCGGCCGACCAGTGCCCGCTCTGCCCCTCCACCGACGAGTGGCTCAGCGAGATCCCCGCGCCCGACTACGACGTGGCGGTCTTCGAGAACCGTTTCCCGGCCCTGAGCGGCAACCTGGTCGACGAGCCCACCGAGATCACCCCGTTCACGACGGTCCGCCCCGGGCAGGGGCGCTGCGAGGTGGTCTGTTTCACCGACGACCACCATGGCTCCTTCGCCGGCCTGCCGCCGCACCGGGTCCGCACCGTGCTCGACGCGCTGGCCGACCGGACCGTCGCGCTGGGCCGGCTGCCCGGCGTGGAGCAGGTGTTCTGCTTCGAGAACCGGGGGGTGGAGATCGGGGTGACCCTGCACCACCCGCACGGGCAGATCTACGCGTTCCCGTTCGTCCCGCCGCGTACCCGGTCGCTGCTGGTCGCGGCCCGGCGGCACGCGGAGCGCACCGGCGGCCGGAACCTCTACGCCGACGTGCTCGCCGCCGAACGCGCGGCCGGCGAGCGGGTGGTGGCCGGCAACGGACACTGGACGGCGTACGTACCGGCCGCCGCCCGCTGGCCGTTCGAGGTGCACCTCGCGCCGCACCGGCCGGTGCCCGACATCCCCGCGCTGAACGAGGCCGAGCGGGACGCCTTCGGCCCGCTCTACCTGGATCTGCTGCGCCGCTTCGACGGCCTGTTCGACGCGCCCATGCCGTACATCGCTGCGTGGCATCAGGCGCCGGTACGCCGCGACCGGGAACTGGGCCACCTGCATCTGCAACTGTTCAGCGTGAAGCGGGCAGCGGACAAGCTCAAGTTCCTGGCCGGCACGGAGTCCGCGATGGGCGCCTTCAGCAACGACATCGCCCCGGAGCAGGCCGCCGCCCGGCTCCGCGCCGTCTGA
- a CDS encoding DeoR/GlpR family DNA-binding transcription regulator, whose protein sequence is MLAQQRQAAILDRVRATGGVRVGELANEFGVSDMTIRRDLDLLHERGLLAKVHGGATVAGSTDEPGFQAKSVRQQAEKAAIATGAARLVHPGAAIALSAGTTTAELARRLVDVPSLTVVTNSLPVADILHDQGRDDQTVVLTGGVRTPSDALVGPLAVAAVRSLHLDLLFLGVHGVTDRAGFTTPNLMEAETNRALVAAADRLVVLADHTKWGTVGLSAIAPLSDAHVMVTDDRLAPEARRLLGDRVGELLVVPATGPGGLR, encoded by the coding sequence ATGCTCGCCCAACAACGCCAGGCGGCGATCCTCGACCGCGTCCGGGCGACCGGTGGGGTGCGCGTCGGTGAGCTGGCCAACGAGTTCGGTGTCTCCGACATGACCATCCGGCGTGACCTGGACCTGCTGCACGAGCGCGGCCTGCTGGCCAAGGTACACGGCGGCGCCACCGTCGCCGGGTCCACGGACGAGCCCGGCTTCCAGGCCAAGTCGGTGCGCCAGCAGGCCGAGAAGGCCGCCATCGCCACCGGCGCGGCGCGACTGGTGCACCCCGGCGCGGCGATCGCGCTGTCCGCCGGCACCACCACCGCCGAGCTGGCCCGACGGCTGGTCGACGTGCCGTCCCTGACCGTGGTGACCAACTCGTTGCCGGTCGCCGACATCCTGCACGACCAGGGCCGGGACGACCAGACGGTGGTGCTCACCGGCGGGGTGCGGACGCCGTCGGACGCGCTGGTCGGGCCGCTGGCCGTGGCCGCCGTCCGGTCCCTGCACCTGGATCTGCTCTTTCTCGGCGTGCACGGGGTGACCGACCGGGCCGGTTTCACCACGCCGAACCTGATGGAGGCGGAGACCAACCGCGCCCTGGTGGCCGCCGCCGACCGACTCGTGGTGCTCGCCGACCACACCAAGTGGGGAACGGTCGGCCTCTCGGCCATCGCCCCGCTGTCCGACGCGCACGTGATGGTCACCGACGACCGGCTGGCACCGGAGGCCCGTCGGCTGCTCGGCGACCGGGTCGGTGAGCTGCTCGTGGTGCCGGCGACCGGTCCCGGAGGGCTGCGATGA
- the cysC gene encoding adenylyl-sulfate kinase yields MSNGWVLPDEVLRNAPAYTPRPGELADLELLLTGAYAPLTGFMTRADLVSVSRRGRLVDGAPWPVAVTLQVPTALAQGLDLNDPDRRTLVLTDGEGAPAAALEVADAWQVRDEVAGIGGGVRRLGDGGHGPFQRLRRPPEEIRAMLPPGRVLGVVADRPLHRPQLAQIAHAVRTLSAHLLIMIPVSEDGTGGLPPEALVRGVFAARDRMPPATLVAVPFSRRRDEISDALLRARVSAAYGVTHLLSTGEMLSGAGLRVLVPRELAYDNRDGQWRWREDIPPRNRRLALSQSEVDDLLDRGFPLPEWHTPPAVAKELTRARPPRRHRGLVVLLTGLSGSGKSTVARGLADTLREQGERTVTLLDGDVVRRELTAGLGFSKADRDTNVRRIGWVAAEIARHRGIAICCPIAPYAQARAIAREMAVAAGAGFVLVHVATPLEVCEQRDRKGLYARARAGLLTGMTGIDDPYEEPTDADLVLDTTDLAVDDAVHAVLHQLTETGWVEPPRSAL; encoded by the coding sequence ATGAGCAACGGGTGGGTGCTGCCCGACGAGGTGCTGCGGAACGCACCGGCGTACACGCCGCGTCCCGGCGAGCTCGCGGATCTGGAGCTGTTGCTCACCGGTGCGTACGCACCGCTGACCGGCTTCATGACCCGGGCCGACCTGGTCTCCGTCAGCCGCCGTGGTCGGCTCGTCGACGGCGCCCCGTGGCCGGTCGCGGTGACCCTCCAGGTGCCCACGGCGCTGGCGCAGGGGCTCGACCTGAACGACCCGGACCGCCGCACGCTCGTGCTCACCGACGGCGAGGGTGCGCCCGCGGCGGCGCTGGAGGTGGCCGACGCCTGGCAGGTGCGCGACGAGGTGGCCGGGATCGGTGGCGGAGTCCGCCGGCTCGGCGACGGCGGACACGGCCCGTTCCAGCGGCTGCGTCGCCCGCCGGAGGAGATCCGTGCCATGCTGCCGCCCGGCCGGGTGCTCGGCGTGGTCGCCGACCGGCCGCTGCACCGGCCGCAACTGGCCCAGATCGCGCACGCCGTGCGTACCCTCAGCGCCCACCTGCTGATCATGATCCCGGTGAGCGAGGACGGCACCGGGGGCCTGCCGCCGGAGGCGCTGGTACGCGGCGTCTTCGCCGCCCGCGACCGGATGCCGCCAGCCACCCTGGTCGCGGTGCCGTTCTCCCGGCGCCGGGACGAGATCAGCGACGCCCTGTTGCGGGCCCGGGTGTCCGCCGCGTACGGGGTCACCCACCTGCTCTCCACCGGTGAGATGCTCTCCGGCGCCGGTCTGCGGGTGCTGGTGCCGCGCGAACTCGCGTACGACAACCGTGACGGTCAGTGGCGCTGGCGCGAGGACATCCCGCCGCGCAATCGACGGTTGGCGCTTTCCCAGTCCGAGGTCGACGACCTACTGGACCGGGGTTTCCCGCTGCCCGAGTGGCACACACCGCCCGCGGTGGCGAAGGAGTTGACCCGGGCCCGGCCGCCCCGGCGGCACCGGGGGCTGGTGGTCTTGCTCACCGGTCTTTCCGGCTCGGGCAAGTCGACGGTCGCCCGTGGTCTCGCCGACACCCTGCGCGAGCAGGGCGAGCGTACGGTAACCCTGCTCGACGGCGACGTGGTGCGCCGCGAGTTGACCGCCGGGCTGGGCTTCAGCAAGGCCGACCGGGACACCAACGTGCGCCGGATCGGTTGGGTGGCCGCCGAGATCGCCCGGCACCGGGGGATCGCCATCTGCTGCCCGATCGCCCCGTACGCCCAGGCTCGGGCGATCGCCCGGGAGATGGCCGTGGCGGCGGGCGCGGGTTTCGTCCTGGTGCACGTGGCCACGCCGCTGGAGGTGTGCGAGCAGCGTGACCGCAAGGGCCTGTACGCGCGGGCGCGGGCCGGTCTGCTCACCGGCATGACCGGCATCGACGACCCGTACGAGGAGCCGACCGACGCCGACCTGGTGCTCGACACCACGGATCTCGCGGTGGACGACGCGGTGCACGCGGTCCTGCACCAGCTCACCGAGACCGGGTGGGTCGAGCCGCCGCGGTCCGCGCTCTGA
- a CDS encoding glycosyltransferase family 2 protein has protein sequence MTVDQLKVSVVAPVHNAGEHLEPLVDSLLRQSMPATEFEVIFVDDGSTDDTPARLDALAAAHPHIQVLHIENSGWPSRPRNLGTARARGEYVQFADDDDWFADEALDRLYAYAVEHDADIAIGKVTGHGRSVPRELFRVNRPHATLENAPLIDSLTCHKMFRRAFLLEHDLRFPDADRKRLEDHHMVTRAYLLARRVSVLSDYTCYHHVRRSDGGNLTAARLDPADYYGSLREVLDIIDAHTEPGALRDKLHRRWLRNEMVSRLRGARLRDAPPDWADQVVGEVQKTIRERFAPGVTAGLPSLQRTIAGLAAQGRAEDLRRLAEWEAGIRARVKLTEYEVSGSTLTVTFTGQLRVGDQPVTYAGSDGRHLLVVPVAEVPAELLDCTEELSRGKLDLIAQRVQVGDEFFLPVRFEVKRVTEPSGELRLVYHGTAAIDFHTLDDGRTQGDWVLKARVTGSGWAKNAKLPLAVSCAVDGGDPLVVDKRKKAVPRPAEKTGLWLRIRQAVRRGVAGRGTVGVS, from the coding sequence ATGACGGTTGACCAGCTCAAGGTGAGCGTGGTGGCACCGGTGCACAACGCGGGCGAGCACCTTGAGCCCCTCGTCGACTCCCTGCTGCGGCAGTCGATGCCGGCGACGGAGTTCGAGGTGATCTTCGTCGACGACGGCTCGACCGACGACACTCCGGCCCGACTCGACGCGCTGGCCGCCGCCCACCCGCACATCCAGGTGCTGCACATCGAGAACTCCGGCTGGCCGTCGCGCCCCCGCAACCTCGGGACGGCCCGGGCGCGCGGCGAGTACGTCCAGTTCGCCGACGACGACGACTGGTTCGCCGACGAGGCCCTGGACCGGCTGTACGCGTACGCCGTCGAGCACGACGCGGACATTGCGATCGGCAAGGTGACCGGTCACGGTCGGTCGGTGCCCCGGGAGCTGTTCCGGGTCAACCGCCCCCACGCCACGCTGGAGAACGCGCCCCTGATCGACAGCCTCACCTGCCACAAGATGTTCCGCCGGGCCTTCCTGCTGGAACACGACCTGCGGTTTCCGGACGCCGACCGGAAGCGCCTGGAGGACCACCACATGGTCACCCGGGCCTATCTGCTCGCCCGCCGCGTCAGTGTGCTGTCCGACTACACCTGCTACCACCACGTCCGGCGGTCGGACGGCGGCAACCTGACCGCCGCCCGGCTGGACCCGGCCGACTACTACGGCAGCCTGCGCGAGGTGCTCGACATCATCGACGCGCACACCGAGCCGGGTGCGCTCCGCGACAAGCTGCACCGACGGTGGCTGCGCAACGAGATGGTCAGCCGGTTGCGCGGCGCCCGGCTGCGGGACGCCCCACCCGACTGGGCCGACCAGGTCGTGGGCGAGGTCCAGAAGACCATCCGGGAACGATTCGCCCCTGGTGTCACCGCTGGGCTTCCGTCGTTGCAGCGGACCATCGCCGGGCTCGCCGCGCAGGGCCGCGCCGAGGATCTGCGCCGCCTCGCCGAGTGGGAGGCCGGCATCCGCGCCCGGGTCAAACTGACGGAGTACGAGGTGTCCGGGTCCACGCTGACCGTCACCTTCACCGGTCAGCTCCGCGTCGGCGACCAGCCCGTCACGTACGCCGGATCGGATGGGCGTCACCTGCTCGTCGTGCCGGTGGCGGAGGTGCCCGCCGAGTTGCTCGACTGCACCGAGGAACTGAGCCGGGGCAAGCTGGACCTGATCGCCCAGCGCGTCCAGGTCGGCGACGAGTTCTTCCTCCCGGTGCGGTTCGAGGTGAAACGAGTGACGGAGCCCTCGGGCGAGCTCCGGCTGGTCTACCACGGCACTGCGGCGATCGACTTCCACACGCTCGACGACGGCCGCACCCAGGGCGACTGGGTGCTGAAGGCGCGGGTCACCGGCTCCGGCTGGGCCAAGAACGCCAAGTTGCCCCTGGCCGTCTCCTGCGCCGTGGACGGGGGCGACCCGCTGGTGGTCGACAAGCGCAAGAAGGCGGTCCCGCGTCCGGCGGAGAAGACTGGCCTGTGGCTGCGGATTCGACAGGCCGTCCGGCGCGGGGTGGCCGGACGCGGGACCGTCGGAGTCTCGTGA
- a CDS encoding ABC transporter ATP-binding protein, whose protein sequence is MTLIATESLTKVYGGGVTALSELTVAVEPGIVGLVGANGAGKSTLIKLLLGLLAPTSGRVRVLGLDPTTDPAAVRARVGYMPEHDCLPPDLSGAELVTHLGRISGLPRTVARERASEALRHVGLHEERHRPVGGYSTGMKQRVKLAQALVHDPDLLLLDEPTNGLDPAGRDAMLALVRRIGTEFGISVLVCSHLLGEVERICDTLVAIDGGRLLRADHIAAMTSATDVLAVEVSEGTDALATRLAALDLPVSREGQLLLVPLADDGTYDLILGAVAELDLPLHRLDQRRHRVAELFSRRESRHA, encoded by the coding sequence GTGACACTGATCGCAACCGAGTCGTTGACGAAGGTCTACGGCGGCGGGGTCACCGCACTGTCGGAACTGACGGTAGCGGTGGAGCCGGGAATCGTCGGGCTGGTCGGCGCCAACGGCGCCGGCAAGTCGACGCTGATCAAGCTCCTGCTCGGCCTGCTCGCCCCGACCAGTGGCCGGGTACGCGTACTCGGCCTCGACCCCACCACCGACCCCGCCGCGGTACGCGCCCGGGTCGGCTACATGCCGGAGCACGACTGCCTGCCGCCCGACCTGTCCGGCGCCGAGCTGGTCACCCATCTCGGGCGGATCAGCGGCCTGCCGCGTACGGTCGCGCGGGAACGTGCCTCCGAGGCGCTGCGCCACGTCGGGCTGCACGAGGAACGCCACCGCCCGGTGGGCGGCTACTCCACCGGCATGAAGCAGCGGGTCAAGCTGGCGCAGGCGCTGGTGCACGACCCCGACCTGCTGCTGCTCGACGAGCCCACCAACGGACTCGACCCGGCCGGCCGGGACGCGATGCTGGCCCTGGTGCGCCGGATCGGCACCGAGTTCGGCATCTCCGTGCTGGTCTGCTCGCACCTGCTCGGCGAGGTCGAACGGATCTGCGACACGCTGGTCGCGATCGACGGTGGGCGGCTGCTGCGCGCCGATCACATCGCCGCGATGACCTCGGCCACCGACGTGCTTGCCGTCGAGGTCAGCGAGGGCACCGACGCACTGGCCACCCGGCTGGCCGCGCTCGACCTGCCGGTGAGCCGGGAGGGGCAGCTGCTCCTGGTTCCGCTCGCCGACGACGGCACCTACGACCTGATCCTCGGTGCGGTGGCCGAGCTGGACCTGCCGCTGCACCGGTTGGACCAGCGCCGGCACCGGGTCGCCGAACTCTTCTCCCGGAGGGAGAGCCGCCATGCCTGA